From Rhodohalobacter mucosus:
ATAAAGCTCTTCAACCAGTGCGGAATTGGGTCCAAATACGGCTTCAAGTGATTTCAAAACAAAAGGGTGTCTTTAGGGTAATAAAATGAACGGTATGCGTGGCAGATTTCCGGAATGGCCAACATCTCTCCCGGTATTGGAAGCTGCTGAAAATAAGTGACAATAGGCGATCCCAAGAAGGATAGATAATTACGTTAACTGCCCGGTTTTCCGTTTAATTTTGAACAATTTCTAAATTAACCATTATTGCGTAAAAAAACGATGATATTTCAGCTTAAAGAAACACAAAAGAAGTGCATTTCTGAATTCAAAGAGGGTGAATCATTGTTTATATTCACGCTGAGTTTCAATCCTAAATGAACATCAATACCAATTATGAGCAGTAACGGTGAAAAAGAGAAAAGCGGAGCAGAAAACATTCAGTGGGACCTCTCCGATCTGTACGCCTCTCCGGACGCCCCCGGGCTGAAAGAGGATCGCAAAAACCTGCTTGAGCGCGCAGATGCTTTTGCGGAAAAGTACAGGGGGCGGATAGCGCAAATATCTCCTGAAGAGTTTGCGGAAATGCTTACGGAATACGAAGAATTGGTTCAGACTTCCGGTAAGATCGGATCTTACTCACATCTGATCTGGTCGACCAACACGGAAGATTCTTCCTATGGTAAACTGCTTCAGGAAGCAAGTGAACTGAGCGCCGAACTTAGTCAGAAGCTGGTCTTTTTCGATGTTGAATGGCTCAGGCTGGAAGAAGAACGGGCATCCGCGCTGATCAATGCCCCGGAACTGGAACGCTGGAAGCACTATCTGGAAGTATCACGCAGCTATAAAGAACATGTTTTGAGTGAAGAGGCTGAAAAAGTGATGAGTGCCAAATCGGTAACCGGAAGCAGGGCATGGAATCGTTTCTTCGATGAAACACTGGGTGCGGCACGCTTTGAACTGGACGGAGAACAATTTACCGAACAGGAAGTACTCAGCAAGCTGCACAATCCAGATCGCGAATTGAGGCAGAAAGCCCATGCATCACTTACAGAAACATTCAGAGATCACTCGCGGTCCCTCACGTTTATCTTCAACACGCTGCTGGCCGACAAGTATACCAACGACAAGCTGCGAAACTATGACAGCTGGATTGCGTCCAGGAATCTTTCCAATCAAACGGACGCGAAAACGGTAAATGCACTCATTGAAGCCGTTACCGGAAAATATGAGCTTGTACAGCGATACTACAGGCTTAAGCGCACGCTGCTGGGCCTGGATGAAATTTTTGACTACGACCGGTACGCTCCGATTGTCAAAACCACAGAGACGGTTCAGTGGACCGACGCGAAGGAGATGGTTCTCGAAGCTTACTCAGACTTTCACCCTTCAATGGGTGAGATTGCGGGGCACTTTTTTGAAAATAACTGGATCGATGCAGCCATCAGGCCCGGTAAGAGGGGAGGTGCGTACTCCGCCAGCACCGTTACATCGGTTCATCCTTACGTATTTATGAATTACGACGGTCAGCTGAGAGATGTGCAGACACTTGCCCATGAACTCGGACACGGCGTTCATCAGTATCTTTCAAGGAAGCAAGGTGAACTGCAATCGTCGACACCCCTTACAACAGCAGAAACCGCTTCTGTTTTTGGGGAAATGCTGGTCTTTAACCGTCTGATGGACCGGCTCGATGATCCTAAAGAGAAATTGGCGCTTCTAATCAGCAAAATCGATGATACCATCGCTACCGTATTCAGACAGGTGTCGATGAACCGATTCGAAGACCGCATACATACCGGCAGAAGGGAACAGGGGGAGCTGACAACAGAACAGTTTTCCGACCACTGGTTTGAAACCCAGAAAGCCCTGTATGGCAATTCCGTAACCATAACCGATGAATACAGGCTATGGTGGTGCTATATTCCGCACTTCCTGCATACACCGGGCTATGTGTATGCGTACGCCTTCGGAGAATTGCTGGTACTTGCACTCTACGATGCATACAAGTCGGAGAGCAATGGATTTGCGGATCGTTACATGGATCTGCTGGCAGCGGGAGGGTCTGACTGGCCCCACAACCTGATCGCCGGTATGGGTATCGATATCCGCGACCGGAATTTCTGGAACCGGGGTCTGGACCTCTTCGAATCCATGATCAGCAGAGCTGAAGAACTTGCCGCAGAAACTGCCACTTCCTGAAATACCTGATTATGCCGGCCAAACGCGAAGAAAAAGCACTTCTGGAATTCAAGCATGCGGTTGATGATGTGGTACGTCTGCTCCGTAAAGCATCCGAAGCGCAAACGGTCTACCTCTATTGGGTGAACCGTCAGCGTGGTCAGTTTGTTCTGGAAACCAGCTCAACCATCCTTCAGAACGTCATGTTTGAGGACAGGGTTGGCTTCGAGGCGCACTATCTTGACGGGTATAAGGACATCGAACAGATTACTCAGTTAAAGGTTCAGGAAGACGTGCCGAAAGATGCCCTCAAACACTATCATGAACACATTCCCGTTCGCTTTTTAACATTGGTTCCATTTACCAACAATGGTGAAACCGTGGCAGTCACGGTCATCGAAACGGAAGAGCAGATCAGCACTACAGAGCTTGAAGAGACGCTGTCGGCCTACAGAAATGCACTTCTAAACCTTCTGAACACCTACCTGGAGCTGACGGATCTTTATGAAGTGCAGCGGGAGTGGCCCGATTATGAAGAGTCCCTCGAAAAACTGTCCCCCAGGCTTCATAAAGTGGAGAATATTAAAATTCTTGTTGAGGAGATGCAGAAACTGCTCCCTTCCGGCGACGTACTTATAGTGGCACGCGGCATGGACAGCTGGGTTTCACTGATTGGCTCCAAAAAAGGAACATCGGTAACCTCACCCGGTCTGATGGTGGAAGAAAAATCGATGGCCTACGATGCCCTCCAGAAGGGAACAGCCCAGTTTTCGATGCATTTTAACCAAAACCCAAAGAGGATTTCTTCACTTGAATCAGATACAAGAGGGGCAACGCTGGCCATTCCGGTACTGATCAATGACAGGCGGCATGCAGTGGTGCTGGCTTACGACAAAAATCCGCTTGTCTTCAAGGAATCAACCAAACATCAGCTGAAAAACGTTGTGAGGGTAGCATCACTTTCCATTCAGGTTCATCTGGGGAAAATAGGAGTGGATGAAGACCTTCTTACCAGTGAATACGGCAGCTTCATTCCGGAAATGTGGGAGTATGGTCTTGAAGTGATGATAGCCAATGCGGGGAAAACAGAACGCAAAGGTTGGTTTGGATTTGCAGGTGTGGAAAATGCAGCAGAACTGAGATCCAGGTTTCGTCTGGAAACACTTAAAAAACTGCAGAAACTGATTGTGAAAAAATTAAACCCTGCAGCGTCCGGTTACAGCGGATATATTGGTTTTAATTCCGATTACATCTACTCATTTCTTCTGTACAGCGAGGATGAAAATGAATATGCGGAGTGGAAAAAGAGTGTTGAGAAAATATTCGCGGAACCCCTGGAGCTTATTGATGGACAGAAAGCCGAAGTCAGTATCAAAATGGGATCGGTGTACGTAGATGGGCCCGGAGCTGATATTCATGATGTAATGGACAGTGCAAAAGAGGAGCTTTCGGCTGCGATGAAGGAGAATGTCAAAGATGAAGGGAATAACTGATGGGCAGGGTCTTTTTGGTGATCATAGACGGACTGGGAATAGGAGCCCAGGAAGACGCAGCAGAGTACGGTGATGAATCTGCAAATACGCTGGCCGGGGTTAGCAGGGAAACGGGATGCAGGCTTCCGAACTTTGAGAAACTGGGGCTGGGAAATATTGAGCCCCTGCCGTCTATTCCACCCGTTGATTTTCCCGTTTCGTGCGTGGGGAAGATGCGGGAGGTTTCGGCTGGAAAAGATTCTACCACAGGGCATTGGGAACTTGCGGGACTGATTCTCGACAAAGCATTTCCAACCTATCCCAACGGATTTCCTGAGGATGTTATTGAACGGTTTTGTACCGTAACGGGTCATCAAGGTGTTTTGTGTAATCTGCCCTATTCGGGTACGGATGTAATCAGGGATTACGGGAAAGAGCATCTGTCAACCGGCCGGCCGATTGTTTACACTTCGGCTGACAGTGTTTTTCAGGTGGCCTGCCATGCGGATGTGACACCGGTTGAGACTCTCTACCGATGGTGCGAGCATGCCAGGACGAATGTTATGGTCGGAGAACATGCAGTGGGGAGGGTTATCGCAAGGCCTTTTGAAGGGAAGCCGGGTTCGTTTGAGCGCATTTCAGACCGCAGAAAAGACTATTCACATCCGGTTCCAACACCCAATATGTTAAGTGTGCTGCAGAAAGCGGGCGTAAAAACCTACTCGATCGGTAAGGTGATCGACCTGTTTGCAGGTGAGGGATTCAGCCAGTACCGCAAAACAAGAAGTAATGCAGAGGGAATTTCACAGCTTCTCAGCCTGATGAGCGCAGGTATCAACCATAGTTTTACATTTATCAACCTGATTGATACCGATCAGCTGTATGGTCACAGACAGAACCCGGAGGGATACGCTAAAGCGCTCGGTGAAATAGATCGCGCCCTGCCTGCCATGCTGGAAAAGCTGTCCGGTGAAGATCTTCTGATTATCACAGGCGATCATGGGAACGACCCCACCGATAACTCTACCGACCACACCCGTGAATTTGTCCCGCTGCTTGTATTTAAAGGAAGACCGGAAAAAAAGGACTGTGATTTGGGAGTGAGGGAAACGTTTGCTGACGTTTCAGCAACGATTCTGGACTACTTTGGCTGCGCAAATCCGCTAAATGGAAACTCTTTTTTGAAACAAATCAGCTGAAATTTACGCATATATCAGAGGGGCTGATAAACATAATAACGACCCTGTAGATTTTGTCAAATTTTGGTATATTTAATGTTTCGTATGAAAACTTGGCGCAACATCTTCAGGACCGTATCGTTCTCATACCAGTCTATAGCAGGCTATTAGCAATCTGAACATAGAAAACAATTAAACGTGGCAAAAAGCTCAGGAATTTCTACCAGAGAGTCCGAATCACTGGACCGCTATCTACACGAAATTGGAAAAGAGAAACTGATTACCCCGGACGATGAGGTCCGTCTTGCAAAAGAGATACAGAAAGGGTCGCAGAAAGCTCTTGAAGAATTAACCAAAGCCAACCTGCGTTTTGTGGTATCTGTCGCCAAACAGTACCAGAACCAGGGGTTGTCGCTGGGTGACCTTATCAATGAAGGGAACCTCGGATTGATCAAGGCGGCAAAACGTTTTGATGAAACCCGCGGATTCAAATTTATTTCCTACGCCGTTTGGTGGATACGTCAGTCGATTCTGCAGGCACTGGCCGAGCAGAGCCGAATTGTGCGTCTGCCGCTTAATCGGGTTGGTGCACTGAACAAAATCGGAAAAGAGCTCTCCAAGCTGGAACAGGAGTATGAACGTGTACCCTCCGCAGCCGAACTGGCTGAAAGCCTGGATATGACCGTTTCGGAAGTTGCGGATACGCTCAAAATTTCAGGACGACATCTCTCCATGGATGCCCCGTTTGCACAGGGCGAGGATAACCGCCTGCTCGACGTGCTCGAAAACGAAGAGATCCCCAATCCGGATAACGATCTGATGGGCGAATCGCTGAAAGTGGAAATTGAGCGCGCCCTTTCCAAGCTGACCAAGCGGGAAGCAGAAGTGATCCGGCTCTATTTTGGTATCGGCCGTGAGCACTCCCTGACGCTTGAAGAGATCGGCGAACGTTTCGATCTTACTCGCGAGCGCGTACGACAGATTAAGGAAAAAGCACTGCGCAAGCTGCGGCATCATAACCGCAGCGCCGCACTCCGCGCTTATCTGGGCTGATCCATCCCTCAACCTATGAGTTTGTCAAAGCCGCTCTCCCAATCCGGAGCGGCTTTTTTTATCGTATTAATTTATTTATACAATAAATCATTGTCATTTATGACTTTCAATAATATTTAAAACTTCTATATTTGATAGTGATTTTGAATAAAATTTGATATCTGTCATTAATGCAGAATAAAAACCCAATTCTAAATAGCCCATATAAAGAGCCAAAATATCACTATGCGACTAGAGGAGACGGTAGCCTGGATTATGCTGAAGTAATTGAAGGGCGCAGATTATTTGTACCGGATTTGAATGCTCCTATTCCGAATAAAGCGGGTGATCAAAAAGAAGTATTCAGCGTAAATGATTTTGGAAGGCAATATGATACTTTACTTGTCAACCAGGTAAGAAAGCATACCAGGGATTGGAGAGAACAGAAGTATCCTGGGGTAACAAGAGTATCAAAAGATTTAATGTCTCACTGGTTTCTTCAATATGAAGATGAGCCTCGAAAGAACCTCTTTTTTGCACAGCGAGAAGCTATTGAAACAGCAGTTTGGCTGAATGAAGTAGCATCTAAAAGCAATTATGGTCAAAACATTATACAAAGACTGCAAACTGAACAGCAAAACGTAAGTAAGAAAAAAGCAGAGCAGTTGCCGCGAATTGCCTTTAAAATGGCAACAGGAACAGGTAAAACCGTGGTAATGGCTGCTTTGATTCTGTACCACTATCTAAATCGAAGCGAGTATAAACAAGACACACGATTTGCCGACTATTTTCTTGTTGTGGCTCCAAGTATTACTATTAGAGACAGATTAGGAGTTTTACAGGTTGATCGTAGCTCTGATAGAGAAGTTGAGCGGAATGATTATTACGCAGAAAGAAAACTGTGTCCTCCGAAATACAGAGATCAGTTAAACGGGATCAATTCACGGTTAGTGATTACCAACTACCATAGCTTTATGCCTAAAACCCTTCAGGGGAATAAGAAAAGCCCGTATGATGGGAAAGTGGATGCAGAAGGTAACAAACAAGAGGCAAAAGAATCACCATCACAAATGGTGAAGCGTGTTCTCAAAAATTTCAAATCCGGAAGCCGTTTATTGGTTTTAAATGATGAAGCTCATCACTGCTATCTTCCAAAACGAAAAGGAAGAACAAAAGATCACGAAGGTAGCAACGAAAATGAGAAAGCAGCGGTATGGTTTTCA
This genomic window contains:
- a CDS encoding phosphopentomutase; this translates as MMGRVFLVIIDGLGIGAQEDAAEYGDESANTLAGVSRETGCRLPNFEKLGLGNIEPLPSIPPVDFPVSCVGKMREVSAGKDSTTGHWELAGLILDKAFPTYPNGFPEDVIERFCTVTGHQGVLCNLPYSGTDVIRDYGKEHLSTGRPIVYTSADSVFQVACHADVTPVETLYRWCEHARTNVMVGEHAVGRVIARPFEGKPGSFERISDRRKDYSHPVPTPNMLSVLQKAGVKTYSIGKVIDLFAGEGFSQYRKTRSNAEGISQLLSLMSAGINHSFTFINLIDTDQLYGHRQNPEGYAKALGEIDRALPAMLEKLSGEDLLIITGDHGNDPTDNSTDHTREFVPLLVFKGRPEKKDCDLGVRETFADVSATILDYFGCANPLNGNSFLKQIS
- a CDS encoding sigma-70 family RNA polymerase sigma factor, with translation MAKSSGISTRESESLDRYLHEIGKEKLITPDDEVRLAKEIQKGSQKALEELTKANLRFVVSVAKQYQNQGLSLGDLINEGNLGLIKAAKRFDETRGFKFISYAVWWIRQSILQALAEQSRIVRLPLNRVGALNKIGKELSKLEQEYERVPSAAELAESLDMTVSEVADTLKISGRHLSMDAPFAQGEDNRLLDVLENEEIPNPDNDLMGESLKVEIERALSKLTKREAEVIRLYFGIGREHSLTLEEIGERFDLTRERVRQIKEKALRKLRHHNRSAALRAYLG
- a CDS encoding GAF domain-containing protein encodes the protein MPAKREEKALLEFKHAVDDVVRLLRKASEAQTVYLYWVNRQRGQFVLETSSTILQNVMFEDRVGFEAHYLDGYKDIEQITQLKVQEDVPKDALKHYHEHIPVRFLTLVPFTNNGETVAVTVIETEEQISTTELEETLSAYRNALLNLLNTYLELTDLYEVQREWPDYEESLEKLSPRLHKVENIKILVEEMQKLLPSGDVLIVARGMDSWVSLIGSKKGTSVTSPGLMVEEKSMAYDALQKGTAQFSMHFNQNPKRISSLESDTRGATLAIPVLINDRRHAVVLAYDKNPLVFKESTKHQLKNVVRVASLSIQVHLGKIGVDEDLLTSEYGSFIPEMWEYGLEVMIANAGKTERKGWFGFAGVENAAELRSRFRLETLKKLQKLIVKKLNPAASGYSGYIGFNSDYIYSFLLYSEDENEYAEWKKSVEKIFAEPLELIDGQKAEVSIKMGSVYVDGPGADIHDVMDSAKEELSAAMKENVKDEGNN
- a CDS encoding M3 family oligoendopeptidase; this encodes MSSNGEKEKSGAENIQWDLSDLYASPDAPGLKEDRKNLLERADAFAEKYRGRIAQISPEEFAEMLTEYEELVQTSGKIGSYSHLIWSTNTEDSSYGKLLQEASELSAELSQKLVFFDVEWLRLEEERASALINAPELERWKHYLEVSRSYKEHVLSEEAEKVMSAKSVTGSRAWNRFFDETLGAARFELDGEQFTEQEVLSKLHNPDRELRQKAHASLTETFRDHSRSLTFIFNTLLADKYTNDKLRNYDSWIASRNLSNQTDAKTVNALIEAVTGKYELVQRYYRLKRTLLGLDEIFDYDRYAPIVKTTETVQWTDAKEMVLEAYSDFHPSMGEIAGHFFENNWIDAAIRPGKRGGAYSASTVTSVHPYVFMNYDGQLRDVQTLAHELGHGVHQYLSRKQGELQSSTPLTTAETASVFGEMLVFNRLMDRLDDPKEKLALLISKIDDTIATVFRQVSMNRFEDRIHTGRREQGELTTEQFSDHWFETQKALYGNSVTITDEYRLWWCYIPHFLHTPGYVYAYAFGELLVLALYDAYKSESNGFADRYMDLLAAGGSDWPHNLIAGMGIDIRDRNFWNRGLDLFESMISRAEELAAETATS